In Cheilinus undulatus linkage group 24, ASM1832078v1, whole genome shotgun sequence, a single window of DNA contains:
- the LOC121506203 gene encoding SLAM family member 9-like, translating into MMWRALKPLGLFYVFLLFLSVSPNDAEIVYKATGEDVVLSLPLVESPIQRVQWKHNGDIAAEMDGNEGHCLLRFKGRCEVNTDTGALTIKGLTVGDSGIYTPEINGEDFSKIELSVISRVAKPSVIKSCSPEMTYCNLTCEGNTADAEPVTYTWLVDDVEGPSGQKFLLTEFFTEHSYRCLMMNPVSNETSESVTNPVLIICKFPFIERGRDWLIPILVPVGIVLVVVIVVAAFFINKHIRGKKQRPQYSTLEKDTEWEKENEKV; encoded by the exons ATGATGTGGCGTGCGCTCAAACCGTTGGGATTGTTTTACGTCTTCCTGTTGTTTCTTTCTGTGTCACCCAACGACG ctgaaatagtgTACAAAGCTACAGGTGAAGATGTTGTCCTCAGTTTACCCCTGGTGGAGTCTCCTATCCAGAGGGTACAGTGGAAACACAATGGTGATATTGCTGCAGAGATGGATGGAAATGAAGGTCACTGCCTTCTCCGGTTtaaag GTCGTTGTGAGGTGAACACTGATACTGGAGCGCTGACCATCAAAGGACTGACAGTTGGCGACAGCGGCATCTACACACCAGAGATTAACGGCGAAGACTTCAGCAAGATTGAACTCTCTGTTATCT CTCGTGTAGCTAAACCCTCTGTCATCAAATCCTGCAGCCCTGAGATGACCTACTGTAACCTGACCTGTGAAGGCAACACTGCAGATGCTGAACCAGTCACTTATACGTGGTTAGTAGATGATGTGGAGGGACCTTCAGGCCAGAAGTTCCTTCTAACAGAG ttttttacagaGCACAGTTATAGATGTTTGATGATGAACCCAGTCAGCAATGAAACCAGTGAAAGCGTCACAAACCCCGTCCTCATTATATGCAAGTTCCCCTTCATTGAGC gAGGACGGGACTGGCTGATACCCATCCTTGTACCAGTAGGAATTGTTTTGGTAGTAGTCATCGTGGTTGCTGCATTTTTCATCAACAAACACATCAGGG gaaaaaagcaaagACCACAATACA GTACACTGGAAAAGG ATACAGAATGGGAGAAAGAAAACGAAAAGG TGTGA